From the Daucus carota subsp. sativus chromosome 8, DH1 v3.0, whole genome shotgun sequence genome, one window contains:
- the LOC108199872 gene encoding UDP-glycosyltransferase 83A1-like, with product MMSPLLHVIAIPYPAQGHVIPMMKLVRKVIEHGIRATFVNTDFNHMRVLEAVSKKDVDVNEDMISLVSIPDGLELGGDRTDFVKANEAMRRVMPGKLEELIKNMKSEGKNVACVVAEGATGWAFQVAKNMGIKGLAFYPASATTFAVFCSIPKLIEDGVIDKNGTILKKQMVYLSATMPAIKTETFAWTCINDITAQKSLFYFLVDNNKLLGFADLIICNTALELEAAPFSLFPEILPVGPLSAGNKLGNQACNFWAEDDDCLAWLDQQPACSVIYAAFGSFTIFDQTQFQELALGLQLTNKPFLWVLRPGMTNEEAFRKEFEGRIGFRGKIVSWAPQEKVLSHPSIACFMSHCGWNSTTEGLSNGVPFLCWPYIVDQFLNETYICDVWKVGLGFERDGAGIITKEEIKNKVEQLVGDLNYKARAVDLKEKIANSVQDGSSFKNFGNIIEWMRSI from the exons ATGATGAGCCCTCTCCTGCATGTCATAGCAATACCATACCCCGCGCAAGGCCATGTAATTCCGATGATGAAACTTGTGCGAAAAGTCATagaacatggtatcagagctacgttTGTAAACACTGATTTTAATCACATGCGTGTCCTTGAAGCAGTGTCGAAGAAAGACGTTGATGTCAACGAGGATATGATAAGCCTGGTTTCGATTCCAGATGGATTGGAACTAGGGGGGGATAGGACTGATTTTGTGAAGGCCAATGAAGCAATGAGGAGAGTGATGCCTGGTAAGCTGGAGGAGCTGATTAAAAACATGAAGAGTGAAGGTAAAAATGTAGCTTGTGTTGTCGCTGAAGGAGCTACTGGATGGGCTTTCCAGGTTGCGAAAAATATGGGGATTAAGGGACTTGCTTTCTATCCTGCATCAGCTACCACATTTGCTGTCTTCTGTAGTATCCCTAAGCTTATTGAAGATGGTGTAATAGACAAGAACG GAACCATTTTAAAGAAACAGATGGTTTATCTATCAGCCACAATGCCTGCTATCAAAACTGAAACATTTGCATGGACTTGCATCAATGATATAACGGCACAAAAgagtttgttttattttcttgttgaCAACAATAAATTGTTGGGATTCGCAGACTTGATAATATGCAATACAGCTTTGGAGCTGGAGGCAGCTCCATTTTCATTGTTTCCAGAGATATTGCCAGTAGGTCCACTTTCCGCAGGCAATAAGCTTGGAAACCAGGCATGCAATTTTTGGGCCGAAGATGATGACTGCTTAGCATGGCTTGATCAACAACCGGCTTGTTCGGTTATTTATGCTGCATTTGGAAGCTTTACTATTTTTGATCAAACACAATTTCAGGAACTTGCTTTAGGCCTTCAGCTGACTAACAAGCCATTCCTGTGGGTTCTGCGTCCTGGTATGACAAATGAAGAAGCTTTCAGAAAAGAGTTTGAAGGGAGAATAGGATTTCGCGGAAAAATAGTAAGTTGGGCGCCACAGGAGAAAGTTCTGAGTCATCCGTCAATTGCTTGTTTCATGAGCCATTGCGGCTGGAATTCTACTACAGAAGGTCTGAGTAACGGAGTTCCTTTCCTCTGCTGGCCTTACATTGTTGATCAGTTCCTCAACGAGACGTATATTTGTGATGTCTGGAAGGTAGGACTGGGGTTCGAGAGAGATGGGGCTGGCATCATTACAAAAGAGGAAATTAAGAACAAGGTTGAGCAACTAGTTGGTGACTTAAATTATAAAGCGAGAGCTGTGGACCTAAAAGAAAAGATTGCAAACAGTGTGCAAGATGGTAGCTCATTCAAGAACTTTGGCAATATCATCGAATGGATGAGATCTATATGA
- the LOC108199871 gene encoding alpha-xylosidase 1, which produces MFLSPLVSLLFLAAALLCCNTQGAESTNKIGNGYRLISVQDSPDGGLVGHLQVKEKNSVYGPDIPLLQLYVKHETNGRLRVHMTDAKKQRWEVPYNLLPRAQPPSLKPTITRSLNKPTIFSLDTSNTDLIFSYTKDPFTFAVTRKSNGQTLFNSSSTLVFKDQYLEISTTLPKDASLYGLGENTQPHGIKLYPNEPYTLFTTDISAINLNTDLYGSHPVYMDLRNVGGEAQAHAVLLLNSNGMDVVYTGTSLTYKVIGGVFDFYFFSGPTPLGVVDQYTEFVGRPAAMPYWSLGFHQCRWGYHNLSVVEDVVDNYKKAQIPLDVIWNDDDHMDFHKDFTLNPVAYPREKLVAFLDKIHSQGMKYIVLIDPGINVNSTYGVYQRGMASDVFIKYHGKPYLAQVWPGAVYFPDFLNPKTVSWWGDEIKRFHELVPVDGLWIDMNEASNFCSGLCTIPEGIKCPSVTGPGWDCCLDCKNITDTRWDNPPYKINASGMGEAIGFKTIATSATHYKGVLEYDAHSLYGFSQSIATHKALEGLQGKRPFILTRSTFVGSGHYAAHWTGDNKGTWEDLRYSISTILNFGIFGVPMVGSDICGFYPAPTEELCNRWIEVGAFYPFSRDHANYYSPRQELYQWESVAESARNALGMRYKLLPYLYTLTYEAHTSGAPIARPLFFSFPQYTECYGLSTQFLIGSSMMVSPVLESNKTKVDALFPPGTWYSMFDMSQSIVSEGGQFVELDAPLHVINVHVYQNAIIPMQQGGMISKEARMTPFSLVVTFPAGATEGKATGNLFLDEDELPEMKLGNGYSTYVEFYATVSQGKVKVWSNVQEPKFASDRGWIIEKVTVLGLNGAKGTFAVEVDDATVDVSSVDITTTENDDPNGAGVIRKSKMVVIKGLKLAVGKKFAMSWKLKAEN; this is translated from the exons GGGAGATTAAGGGTACATATGACTGATGCAAAGAAGCAAAGATGGGAAGTTCCTTACAATCTTCTACCAAGAGCCCAACCACCTAGCTTAAAACCAACCATTACCAGGTCACTAAACAAGCCTACAATATTTTCACTGGACACTTCAAACACTGACTTAATTTTCAGCTACACCAAAGACCCATTCACCTTTGCAGTGACAAGAAAATCAAATGGCCAGACCCTTTTCAATTCATCAAGCACTTTGGTTTTTAAAGACCAATATCTCGAAATTTCGACCACATTGCCTAAAGATGCATCCCTGTATGGCCTAGGAGAAAATACACAGCCTCATGGAATCAAACTCTATCCAAATGAGCCTTACACATTGTTCACAACAGATATCTCAGCAATTAATTTGAATACAGATCTTTACGGGTCTCATCCGGTTTATATGGACTTGAGAAATGTGGGTGGTGAGGCTCAAGCCCATGCAGTTTTGTTACTGAATAGTAATGGAATGGATGTGGTTTATACAGGGACTTCTTTGACATATAAGGTGATTGGGGGTGTTTTCGACTTTTACTTCTTTTCGGGGCCAACTCCACTTGGTGTGGTGGATCAGTATACTGAGTTTGTGGGGAGACCTGCTGCAATGCCTTACTGGTCATTAG GATTTCACCAATGCCGATGGGGCTACCATAACCTGTCTGTAGTTGAAGATGTTGTTGACAACTACAAGAAAGCTCAAATCCCACTTGATGTGATCTGGAATGATGACGATCATATGGATTTCCACAAGGACTTTACCCTTAATCCCGTTGCCTACCCTCGTGAAAAGCTAGTAGCATTTTTAGATAAAATACATTCTCAGGGCATGAAGTACATTGTTCTAATTGATCCAGGTATTAATGTCAATTCTACCTACGGTGTTTACCAAAGAGGCATGGCCAGTGATGTCTTCATCAAATATCATGGCAAGCCTTATCTAGCCCAAGTATGGCCAGGAGCTGTGTACTTTCCAGACTTTCTAAATCCCAAAACTGTTTCATGGTGGGGTGATGAAATCAAACGGTTCCATGAGCTTGTCCCTGTTGATGGCCTTTGGATTGACATGAATGAAGCATCAAATTTCTGCTCAGGATTGTGTACAATACCTGAAGGTATAAAGTGTCCCTCGGTAACAGGCCCGGGTTGGGATTGCTGCTTAGATTGCAAAAACATTACAGACACAAGATGGGATAATCCACCTTACAAGATAAATGCTTCTGGAATGGGGGAAGCAATCGGATTTAAAACAATTGCAACTAGTGCCACACACTACAAGGGAGTTTTGGAGTATGATGCCCATAGTCTTTATGGATTCTCTCAATCTATTGCGACTCACAAGGCACTTGAAGGGTTACAAGGGAAGCGTCCATTCATATTGACACGCTCCACTTTTGTTGGATCTGGCCATTATGCTGCTCATTGGACTGGTGACAATAAGGGTACATGGGAAGATCTCCGCTATTCTATTTCAACCATATTAAATTTTGGCATATTTGGGGTTCCTATGGTAGGATCAGATATATGTGGTTTTTATCCCGCACCAACTGAAGAGCTTTGCAAccgttggattgaagttggtgCTTTCTATCCTTTTTCAAGAGATCATGCAAATTACTATTCTCCTAGACAAGAGCTTTATCAATGGGAATCAGTTGCAGAGTCTGCTAGAAATGCACTGGGAATGAGGTATAAACTCCTCCCATATCTTTACACATTGACATATGAGGCACATACCAGTGGAGCTCCAATTGCGCGTCCCCTGTTCTTCTCATTTCCGCAATACACTGAGTGTTACGGATTAAGCACACAGTTCCTGATAGGAAGTAGCATGATGGTCTCACCAGTTCTCGAGTCAAATAAAACAAAGGTCGATGCACTTTTTCCTCCAGGTACTTGGTACAGCATGTTTGATATGTCACAATCCATCGTCTCAGAAGGCGGCCAATTTGTAGAACTAGATGCTCCATTGCATGTGATCAATGTCCATGTTTACCAGAATGCAATTATCCCAATGCAGCAAGGCGGAATGATATCTAAAGAAGCTAGAATGACTCCATTTAGCCTTGTGGTGACCTTCCCTGCAGGGGCTACTGAAGGTAAAGCCACAGGAAATCTTTTCCTCGACGAAGATGAGCTGCCCGAAATGAAACTTGGAAATGGTTATTCAACTTATGTAGAGTTCTACGCAACTGTTAGCCAAGGAAAAGTTAAAGTGTGGTCAAATGTTCAGGAGCCCAAGTTTGCATCAGATAGAGGCTGGATTATTGAGAAAGTTACTGTATTGGGATTGAACGGAGCTAAAGGTACATTTGCTGTTGAAGTTGATGATGCCACTGTGGATGTATCAAGTGTAGATATAACTACAACAGAAAACGATGATCCAAATGGCGCCGGTGTTATAAGAAAGAGCAAGATGGTGGTGATTAAAGGTTTGAAATTGGCAGTTGGGAAAAAGTTTGCAATGTCCTGGAAATTGAAGGCTGAAAACTAA
- the LOC108197645 gene encoding uncharacterized protein LOC108197645: MTNLTNLSFVALDISGENYLSWVQDVKLHLGSKKLGNTIKAENTSTIEENFTSIIFLRHHMHEDLKSEYLEVEDPFILWENLKDRFDHQKLVYLPAAENDWANLRLQDFKSVRAYSSALFKISSRLIMCGEIVTEKRKIDKTLSTFHPNNINLAEMYRERKFTKFGDLLSTLLVAEQNHELVIKNHQSRPTGSAPLPEVNNTTFQQNVRGKGHRGGRGHGRYRGRGRGRGHFRPYNSSGHQKWQPETQSKRKAPQGGKTDNLCHKCGMEGHWSRNCYIPQHLVDLYQSSKRSKGKMVETNFANNLDDSLIIATGGISVNGPNNETPIWEAED; this comes from the coding sequence ATGACAAATCTTACAAACTTGTCGTTCGTTGCATTGGACATTTCTGGGGAGAATTATCTATCGTGGGTACAAGATGTAAAGTTGCATTTGGGTTCAAAGAAATTAGGCAACACAATAAAGGCAGAAAACACATCCACAATTGAAGAAAATTTCACCTCTATTATTTTCCTTCGACACCACATGCATGAAGATCTAAAATCTGAGTACCTAGAAGTCGAGGATCCCTTTATTTTATGGGAAAATCTAAAGGATAGGTTCGATCATCAGAAACTAGTTTATCTACCTGCAGCTGAAAATGATTGGGCTAATCTAAGGCTTCAAGATTTTAAGAGTGTTCGGGCATATAGCTCAGCACTATTCAAAATAAGTTCTAGGCTCATTATGTGTGGTGAGATTGTTACTGAGAAAAGAAAGATCGACAAAACATTATCTACTTTTCATCCCAATAATATCAATTTAGCCGAGATGTACAGGGAGCGCAAGTTTACCAAGTTTGGGGATCTCCTTTCAACCCTCCTTGTTGCCGAGCAGAATCATGAATTGGTGATTAAGAATCATCAATCCCGTCCAACGGGATCTGCTCCTTTACCAGAAGTAAATAACACGACATTCCAGCAGAATGTACGTGGAAAAGGGCATAGAGGTGGACGAGGCCATGGTCGCTACCGTGGACGAGGCCGTGGTCGTGGGCATTTTCGTCCTTATAATAGCTCTGGTCACCAGAAGTGGCAACCTGAAACACAGAGCAAAAGAAAGGCACCACAAGGAGGGAAAACTGACAATTtatgtcacaagtgtggaatgGAAGGACATTGGTCACGTAATTGTTATATCCCACAACATCTTGTTGATTTATATCAGTCATCTAAAAGATCGAAAGGGAAAATGGTGGAAACCAATTTCGCCAACAACTTAGATGATTCTCTCATAATAGCAACCGGAGGAATAAGTGTTAATGGCCCTAATAATGAAACTCCCATATGGGAGGCTGAGGATTAG
- the LOC108197861 gene encoding UDP-glycosyltransferase 83A1-like, producing the protein MNNERVMSTLLHVIAIPYPAQGHVNPMMKLVRKIAEHGFKVTFVNTEFNHKRVMKAMSKNGTDHADEDMVRLVSIPDGMELEENRNDIAKSHEAMGRVMPGELEELIKKMKNEGENIACVVAEGATGWAFEVAKKMGIKGLAFYPASATTLAVFLSIPKLIEDGMVDKNGTILKKQKIHLSATMPAIKTETFGWACINDISAQNSFFKFLIENNNFLKSADFIVCNTAFDLEAATFSLFPEILPVGPLAASNKLGNQASNFWAEDDDCLAWLDQQPACSVIYAAFGSTADIDQTQFQELALGLELTNKPFLWVLRPGMSNAEPFWKEFEERIGCHGKIVSWAPQEKVLSHPSIACFMSHCGWNSTTEGLSNGVPFLCWPYIVDQFLNETYICDVWKLGLGFEKDGTGIVTKEEIKKKVEQIVGDLNYKARAVELKEKIANSVRDGSSFKNFGKIVEWMRSI; encoded by the exons ATGAACAACGAGAGAGTTATGAGCACCCTCCTGCATGTCATAGCAATACCATACCCGGCACAAGGCCATGTAAATCCAATGATGAAACTTGTTCGAAAAATCGCCGAACACGGTTTCAAAGTGACGTTCGTAAACACCGAATTCAATCACAAGCGTGTCATGAAAGCAATGTCGAAGAACGGGACTGATCATGCAGACGAGGACATGGTACGCTTGGTCTCGATCCCGGATGGAATGGAATTAGAGGAGAATAGGAATGATATTGCGAAGTCGCATGAAGCGATGGGGAGAGTGATGCCTGGTGAGCTGGAGGAGCTGATAAAAAAGATGAAGAATGAAGGTGAAAATATAGCTTGTGTTGTTGCTGAAGGAGCTACTGGATGGGCGTTTGAGGTTGCGAAAAAGATGGGAATTAAGGGGCTTGCGTTTTATCCAGCTTCGGCTACAACTTTGGCTGTTTTTCTTAGTATCCCTAAGCTTATTGAAGATGGAATGGTAGACAAGAATG GGACCATTTTAAAGAAGCAGAAGATCCATCTATCAGCCACAATGCCTGCAATCAAAACTGAAACATTTGGATGGGCTTGCATCAATGATATATCGGCACAAAACAGCttctttaaatttcttattgaaaacaataattttctgAAATCGGCAGACTTTATAGTCTGCAATACAGCTTTTGACCTGGAGGCAGCTACATTTTCATTATTTCCAGAGATATTGCCCGTAGGTCCACTCGCCGCGAGCAATAAGCTTGGAAATCAGGCATCCAATTTTTGGGCCGAAGACGATGACTGTTTAGCATGGCTTGATCAACAACCGGCTTGTTCGGTTATTTATGCTGCCTTTGGAAGCACTGCTGATATTGATCAAACACAATTTCAGGAATTGGCTTTAGGCCTTGAGCTAACGAACAAGCCGTTCCTGTGGGTTCTGCGTCCTGGAATGTCAAATGCAGAGCCTTTCTGGAAAGAGTTTGAAGAGAGAATAGGATGTCATGGAAAAATAGTAAGTTGGGCGCCACAGGAGAAAGTTCTGAGTCATCCGTCAATTGCTTGTTTCATGAGCCATTGCGGTTGGAATTCTACTACAGAAGGTCTGAGCAACGGAGTTCCTTTCCTCTGCTGGCCTTACATTGTTGATCAGTTCCTCAACGAGACGTATATTTGTGATGTCTGGAAGTTGGGACTGGGGTTCGAGAAAGATGGGACTGGCATCGTTACAAAAGAGGAAATTAAGAAGAAGGTTGAGCAAATAGTTGGTGACTTAAATTATAAAGCAAGGGCTGTGGaactaaaagaaaaaattgctAACAGTGTGCGAGATGGTAGCTCATTCAAGAACTTTGGCAAGATTGTGGAGTGGATGAGATCTATATGA
- the LOC108198548 gene encoding UDP-glycosyltransferase 83A1-like, which yields MKFVRKVTEHGIRATFVNTDFNHMRVLEAMSKKDVDVNEDMISLVSIPDGLELGGDRTDFLKANEAMRRVMPGKLEELIKNMKSEGKNVACVVAEGATGWAFQVAKNMGIKGLAFYPVSATTFAVFRSIPKLIEDGVIDKNGTILKKQKIHLSATMPAIKTETFGWACINDISAQNSFFQFPIENNNFLKSADFIVCNTAFDLEAATFSLFPEILPVGPLTASNKLGNQASNFWAEDDDCLAWLDQQPACSVIYAAFGSTADFDQTQFQELALGLELMNKPFLWVLRPGMSNAEPFRKEFEGRIGCRGKIVNWAPQEKVLNHPSIACFMSHCGWNSTTEGLSNGVPFLCWPYIVDQFLNETYICDVWKVGLGFEKDGTGIVTKEEIKNKVEQIVGDLNYKMRAVDLKEKIANSTVQDGSSFKNFGKIVEWMKSI from the exons ATGAAATTTGTGCGAAAAGTCACagaacatggtatcagagctacgttTGTAAACACTGATTTTAATCACATGCGTGTCCTTGAAGCAATGTCGAAGAAAGACGTTGATGTAAACGAGGATATGATAAGCCTGGTTTCGATTCCAGATGGATTGGAACTAGGGGGGGATAGGACTGATTTTTTAAAGGCCAATGAAGCAATGAGGAGAGTGATGCCTGGTAAGCTGGAGGAGCTGATTAAAAACATGAAGAGTGAAGGTAAAAATGTAGCTTGTGTTGTTGCTGAAGGAGCTACTGGATGGGCTTTCCAGGTTGCGAAAAATATGGGGATTAAGGGACTTGCTTTCTATCCTGTATCAGCTACCACATTTGCTGTCTTCCGTAGTATCCCTAAGCTTATTGAAGATGGTGTAATAGACAAGAACG GGACCATTTTAAAGAAGCAGAAGATCCATCTATCAGCCACAATGCCTGCAATCAAAACCGAAACATTTGGATGGGCTTGCATCAATGATATATCAGCACAAAACAGCTTCTTTCAATTTCCTAtagaaaacaataattttttgaaatcggCAGACTTCATAGTCTGCAATACAGCTTTTGACCTGGAGGCAGCTACATTTTCATTATTTCCAGAGATATTGCCCGTAGGTCCACTCACCGCGAGCAATAAGCTTGGAAATCAGGCATCCAATTTTTGGGCCGAAGACGATGACTGTTTAGCATGGCTTGATCAACAACCGGCTTGTTCGGTTATTTATGCTGCCTTTGGAAGCACTgctgattttgatcaaacacaaTTTCAGGAATTGGCTTTAGGCCTCGAGCTAATGAACAAGCCATTCCTGTGGGTTCTGCGTCCTGGTATGTCAAATGCAGAACCTTTCCGAAAAGAATTTGAAGGGAGGATAGGGTGTCGTGGAAAAATAGTAAATTGGGCGCCACAGGAGAAAGTTCTGAACCATCCGTCAATTGCTTGTTTCATGAGCCATTGCGGCTGGAATTCTACTACAGAGGGTCTGAGCAACGGAGTTCCTTTCCTCTGCTGGCCTTACATTGTTGATCAGTTCCTCAACGAGACGTATATTTGTGACGTCTGGAAGGTGGGACTGGGGTTTGAGAAAGACGGGACTGGCATCGTTACAAAAGAGGAAATTAAGAACAAGGTTGAGCAAATAGTTGGTGACTTGAATTATAAAATGAGGGCTGtggatttaaaagaaaaaattgctAACAGTACTGTGCAAGATGGTAGCTCATTCAAGAACTTTGGCAAGATTGTCGAATGGATGAAATCTATATGA